One Carassius auratus strain Wakin chromosome 4, ASM336829v1, whole genome shotgun sequence DNA segment encodes these proteins:
- the LOC113057305 gene encoding gastrula zinc finger protein XlCGF52.1-like, which yields MAHIKEESEDVRIEEVIGVKQEDYEETDLMPLKEELLNENEAKEEKHYDFTTGEHFRCSQTEMTSSQKRAQKTGTTNYFTCQQCGKSFTESGSLKRHVRVHTGEKPYTCQQCGSSFTQKGSLKRHLRIHSGEKLFTCKLCGKSFLHKGNLKIHMRVHTGEKPFICVQCEQFFTRKESLKNHMRIHSKANCFVCQQCGRSFLNHKHLITHVITHTGENPFMCHHCGKSFTLKGNLKTHLRIHTGEKPFTCQHCGKSFRHNVSLKIHMRLYTGEKPFTCLQCKKCFTYQRDLKRHLQTHSGIKLQRSECDKIFRKRRRFKNHLCSHSGRRRFNRDQCLTKFIVPSYLKIHLKNQADVRRYSCSLCGKGFQWLSNLKWHQKTRICVKLRLHSHRKSDFLLK from the coding sequence ACCTTATGCCACTTAAAGAAGAGTTACTAAATGAAAACGAAGCAAAAGAAGAGAAACATTATGATTTCACAACTGGAGAACATTTTAGGTGTTCACAAACTGAAATGACTTCTTCACAAAAAAGAGCTCAAAAGACAGGAACTACAAATtatttcacctgccaacagtgtggaaaaagttttacTGAAAGTGGAAGCCTTAAAAGGCACGTAAGAGTTCACACTGGTGAGAAGCCCTACacatgccaacagtgtggaagCAGTTTCACTCAAAAAGGAAGTCTGAAGAGGCACTTGAGAATTCATTCAGGAGAAAAGCTTTTCACGTGCAAactgtgtggaaagagcttctTACACAAAGGAAATCTAAAgattcacatgagagttcacactggagagaaaccattcataTGTGTTCAGTGTGAACAATTTTTTACACGTAAAGAAAGCCTTAAAAACCACATGAGGATTCACTCAAAAGCCAACTGCTTTGTGTGTCAACAGTGTGGAAGGAGTTTCCTAAACCACAAACACTTAATAACGCATGTAATAACTCACACTGGAGAAAACCCTTTCATGTGCCAtcactgtggaaagagtttcacacttAAAGGAAACCTCAAGACTCActtgagaattcacactggagagaagccttttacGTGCCAAcattgtggaaagagtttcagacaTAACGTAAGTCTTAAGATCCATATGAGACTttacactggagagaaacctttcacatGCCTTCAGTGTAAGAAGTGTTTCACGTATCAAAGAGACCTGAAACGTCATTTGCAAACTCATTCCGGAATTAAGTTGCAGAGGTCTGAGTGTGACAAAATCTTTAGAAAAAGGAGACGTTTTAAAAACCATCTGTGCAGTCACTCTGGAAGAAGGCGATTTAATCGTGATCAATGTCTTACAAAATTTATTGTGCCATCATACTTAAAGATACACCTGAAAAATCAAGCAGATGTGAGACGCTACTCATGTTCTTTGTGTGGAAAGGGTTTTCAATGGCTTAGCAATTTAAAATGGCACCAGAAAACACGTATCTGTGTAAAATTAAGGCTGCATTCACATCGTAAGTCTGATTTTctgttaaagtaa